One genomic segment of Cyanobacteriota bacterium includes these proteins:
- the thrB gene encoding homoserine kinase: MKEFRVKVPASTSNLGPGFDVIGLALNLYNQYQFKVLDKKNSELVYSSNITESEIPYSKDNLVYRAFDYVFKKEQQETPSIQIHFEADIPTTGGFGSSSTAIIAGLMAANEILGNPYDQKKLLKIGTQLDGHPDNITPAIVGGLVVCIYADSQHRFVKLDWDQSLFFVAVTPDFKVPTASARSILPSHVEFQDAIFNIGYSSLLVAALATKNTEVLKQCFKDRLHQHYRAQLVPGMQCVLDSGVEAGAIGTMLSGAGSTLIAVVDNQKTAETVALAMQSSWLQSSVKSQIRYLRAIEQGAVIEEIANRT, from the coding sequence GTGAAGGAATTTAGAGTAAAAGTACCAGCCAGTACATCCAATCTTGGACCTGGTTTTGACGTCATCGGTCTTGCATTAAATTTATATAACCAGTATCAATTTAAAGTACTAGACAAAAAGAACAGTGAACTTGTGTACAGTTCCAACATAACTGAATCTGAAATTCCATACTCTAAAGACAATTTGGTTTATCGTGCTTTTGATTATGTTTTCAAAAAAGAACAGCAAGAAACACCTTCAATACAAATACATTTTGAAGCGGATATTCCAACAACAGGCGGATTTGGATCTAGCAGTACTGCAATTATCGCTGGCTTAATGGCAGCAAATGAAATACTCGGCAATCCCTATGACCAAAAGAAATTACTCAAAATTGGTACCCAGCTAGATGGGCATCCTGACAACATTACACCAGCTATAGTTGGAGGTTTGGTAGTTTGTATTTATGCAGATAGTCAACATCGTTTTGTGAAATTAGACTGGGATCAAAGTTTATTTTTTGTAGCAGTCACTCCTGATTTTAAAGTTCCAACTGCAAGTGCTAGATCAATTTTACCAAGCCATGTTGAGTTCCAAGATGCAATCTTCAATATTGGCTATAGTAGTCTTTTGGTTGCTGCACTAGCCACTAAAAACACAGAAGTGTTAAAACAATGCTTTAAAGATAGACTACATCAACACTATAGGGCGCAACTAGTACCTGGTATGCAATGTGTTTTGGATTCGGGCGTGGAAGCTGGTGCTATTGGAACAATGCTCTCTGGAGCCGGTTCTACCCTAATAGCAGTAGTTGATAATCAAAAAACCGCAGAAACAGTAGCTCTTGCAATGCAATCATCTTGGTTACAGAGCAGTGTTAAGTCACAGATTAGATATTTACGTGCAATTGAACAAGGAGCAGTTATTGAGGAAATAGCAAATAGGACATAG